From a single Rhodococcus jostii RHA1 genomic region:
- a CDS encoding APC family permease codes for MTTSPHKRALVATRSPVQGLPRRQLPFIPVFAQSVAAVAPSGAAAVIPVLVIGTAGGGGALAAFVCAAVVILLVSACLRPMAQRMASVGGIYSYTARGLGPTAAVPTGWSAIVGYATVGMAGLLAVGTYLSHIAVTTGLARGTPTGAIVAVTVVAAVVATLVMIRGIRISARITLLVECVSIGLVSALLILLLVTTTRTGAPVAAAMSWEGNAQGMALSVIVAVSAFVGFESSTTLSGEARHPFLSVPRVIRWTPVAAAALYLIALPVQAIALAEAPDTVRESATPLVALLVSEGSTGLSAILDLGIAASFFACTLASVNALVRVLFCMGREGVAPSALGRTHPRFQTPAPAIAASMVAVTAVPITALLAGVSPDQGLRIFLTLSACGYIGSYLAGCLSAPILLRRIGESTPAVWVLGTVTTAILLFLVVNAVAFAIADGIVLIAVYAVIMAVAVLYTLALRRLAPHRLASVGIYDETQRTDLLPTAAFR; via the coding sequence ATGACGACTTCACCGCACAAGCGGGCGCTGGTCGCGACGCGGTCCCCCGTGCAGGGGTTGCCGCGCCGTCAGCTGCCCTTCATACCGGTGTTCGCCCAGTCCGTCGCAGCGGTCGCACCGTCCGGTGCGGCGGCTGTGATCCCGGTGCTGGTGATCGGCACCGCCGGCGGGGGCGGGGCGCTCGCGGCGTTCGTGTGCGCGGCCGTGGTCATCCTGCTCGTCTCCGCGTGCCTGCGGCCGATGGCACAGCGGATGGCCTCGGTCGGCGGAATCTACAGCTATACCGCCCGCGGCCTCGGCCCGACCGCCGCCGTTCCGACCGGCTGGTCCGCGATCGTCGGATATGCGACGGTCGGCATGGCCGGCCTGCTCGCCGTCGGCACCTACCTCTCGCACATCGCCGTCACCACCGGGTTGGCGCGGGGCACCCCCACCGGTGCGATCGTCGCCGTCACGGTGGTGGCCGCCGTGGTGGCCACCCTGGTGATGATCCGCGGCATCCGGATCTCGGCCCGGATCACCCTGCTCGTCGAGTGCGTCTCCATCGGCCTCGTCAGCGCCCTACTGATCTTGCTGCTGGTCACCACGACTCGCACCGGCGCACCGGTTGCCGCCGCCATGAGCTGGGAGGGCAACGCACAGGGCATGGCGCTGTCCGTCATCGTCGCCGTCAGCGCCTTCGTCGGCTTTGAAAGTTCCACGACACTGAGCGGCGAGGCCCGCCACCCATTCCTGTCGGTGCCTCGCGTGATCCGGTGGACCCCGGTCGCCGCCGCCGCGTTGTATCTGATCGCCCTGCCGGTGCAGGCGATCGCCCTCGCCGAGGCCCCCGACACGGTGCGCGAGAGTGCCACCCCGCTGGTCGCGCTGCTGGTCTCGGAGGGCTCGACCGGGTTGTCGGCGATCCTCGACCTGGGAATCGCCGCCTCGTTCTTCGCCTGCACCCTGGCGTCGGTCAATGCACTCGTACGCGTGCTGTTCTGCATGGGCCGCGAGGGCGTCGCCCCGTCCGCCCTCGGCCGCACTCACCCGCGATTTCAGACGCCCGCCCCTGCCATTGCCGCGTCGATGGTCGCGGTGACCGCTGTGCCGATCACGGCTCTGCTCGCCGGTGTCTCGCCCGATCAGGGTTTACGCATCTTCCTCACCCTCAGCGCCTGCGGCTATATCGGCAGCTATCTCGCCGGGTGCCTGTCCGCCCCGATCCTGTTGCGGCGCATCGGAGAGTCGACCCCCGCGGTCTGGGTGCTCGGCACCGTAACCACCGCCATCCTGCTGTTCCTGGTCGTCAACGCCGTGGCCTTCGCCATTGCGGACGGGATTGTGCTCATCGCGGTCTATGCCGTCATCATGGCGGTCGCGGTGCTCTACACCCTTGCGCTTCGGCGTCTGGCCCCGCACCGACTCGCCTCGGTCGGTATCTACGACGAGACCCAGCGCACCGACCTGCTGCCCACGGCCGCGTTCCGATGA
- a CDS encoding CopG family transcriptional regulator — translation MSETNMGRVPVGDPIPLRLDPTTKQRLEELAAGIGPRRFGALVRVAARRLVADPDRVPEALGQARRASADARRIPWAERPLDLDPATNTRLSQLAQEFHTDRSAIVRVALHRFLTAAGRFRHPVLREDTRTDLIYRTRVYLNRSTLVRLEKLISRNGDALTAAAIRVAVRRLLDNPGDLAADLATIGTARDLTPETLGPRTNVHFDDDLRDQLDTLAGQLDSDRAELMRLAARQLLANPRDLEKAVTEEIYRGDANRARLLARDTRRRQAAAADQPAHTPTRAPSPQGNPFGRRHVFRFDEDTKRRLEELADEYGPRRVSALLRVGIRRLIGSPHADEALAQARRADAQARALPHDPVTLKLDPPTAARFRALATRHEASPRDLVAVAVHRFLAAPGNYRPALIDEAAVSGLDEKFRVSLRPSARRDIDRLAERHGTRLSSALVRVAVRRLLDNSGDLTGDLENVAPVHDLRPAHRTARVDVALDDELLAHLDALADRLGSNRQELVYLAAKRILRFHNNIEDRMLDEMFRAPNSRKHLLAKHARREKIRRRGRGSDT, via the coding sequence ATGAGCGAGACAAACATGGGCCGCGTACCGGTGGGGGATCCGATCCCGCTCCGGCTCGATCCGACCACCAAACAACGCCTCGAGGAGTTGGCCGCCGGCATCGGCCCGCGCCGCTTCGGGGCGCTGGTGCGGGTCGCCGCCCGCCGACTTGTCGCCGACCCCGACCGGGTGCCCGAAGCACTGGGACAGGCCCGCCGCGCCTCCGCCGACGCCCGCCGCATCCCCTGGGCGGAAAGACCCCTCGACCTCGACCCCGCCACCAATACTCGCCTCAGCCAACTCGCCCAGGAGTTCCACACCGACCGCAGCGCGATCGTCCGCGTCGCACTGCACCGCTTCCTCACCGCGGCAGGACGATTCCGCCACCCGGTGCTCCGCGAAGACACCCGCACCGATCTGATCTACCGCACCCGCGTGTACCTCAACCGCTCCACGCTGGTCCGCCTCGAAAAGCTGATCAGCCGCAACGGCGACGCCCTCACCGCCGCAGCGATCCGGGTCGCGGTCCGCCGACTCCTCGACAACCCGGGAGACCTCGCCGCCGACCTGGCCACGATCGGCACCGCCCGCGACCTGACCCCGGAAACTCTGGGCCCTCGCACGAACGTGCACTTCGACGACGACCTGCGCGACCAACTCGACACCCTCGCCGGGCAGCTCGACTCCGACCGAGCCGAACTCATGCGCCTGGCCGCCCGCCAGCTCCTGGCGAACCCGCGGGACCTCGAGAAGGCGGTGACCGAGGAGATCTACCGCGGGGACGCCAACCGGGCCAGGCTCCTCGCCCGGGACACCCGCCGCCGACAGGCCGCGGCCGCCGACCAACCTGCCCACACGCCCACTCGAGCACCGAGTCCGCAGGGGAACCCGTTCGGGCGCCGGCACGTCTTCCGGTTCGACGAGGACACCAAACGCCGCCTGGAAGAGCTGGCAGACGAGTACGGTCCCCGCCGGGTCTCCGCGCTGCTCCGCGTCGGAATTCGCAGACTCATCGGGTCCCCGCACGCCGATGAGGCGTTGGCGCAGGCACGCCGGGCCGATGCCCAGGCCCGCGCGCTCCCGCACGACCCGGTCACCCTGAAACTGGACCCTCCCACGGCCGCCCGCTTCCGCGCTCTCGCCACCCGCCACGAGGCGTCGCCGCGGGACCTGGTCGCGGTTGCGGTGCACCGCTTCCTCGCCGCCCCCGGCAACTACCGGCCGGCGCTGATCGACGAGGCCGCCGTGTCCGGGCTCGACGAGAAGTTCAGGGTGTCCCTTCGCCCGTCGGCCCGACGCGACATCGACCGGCTCGCCGAACGACACGGCACACGGCTCAGCTCAGCGCTCGTGCGCGTCGCGGTGCGCCGGCTTCTGGACAACTCTGGCGACCTCACTGGCGACCTGGAAAACGTTGCGCCCGTGCACGACCTGCGCCCGGCGCACCGTACCGCCCGAGTCGACGTCGCCCTCGACGACGAACTCCTCGCGCACCTCGACGCCCTCGCCGACCGGCTCGGCTCGAACCGCCAGGAACTGGTGTATCTGGCGGCCAAACGCATCCTCCGCTTCCACAACAACATCGAAGACCGGATGCTCGACGAGATGTTCCGCGCTCCGAACAGCCGGAAGCACCTGCTGGCCAAACATGCCCGCCGCGAGAAGATCCGTCGGAGAGGCCGCGGTAGCGACACCTGA
- a CDS encoding LysR substrate-binding domain-containing protein, which translates to MDVHTRRLRHFVAVAETLHFTRAAESLYVSQQGLSRSITELEHDVGVPLLKRTTRAVELTDAGNAFLRSAREALAVLDAGVADAHRAHSKMSGVLRIGFFAASALELTPLIISEFRTRHPSVSPRIESYDLTDPSCGLRSGETDVAFLRLPIDLADLDSEVLFTEPLAIGMTSSHPLAAQKVVLLSDLQDQVISAPRTDDARWRAFWTLRDLGVDDDNLPRISRETATMDEELDNVAAGLTLSVSVPSMDRFAHRASLVYRTLGQVPGSTLCVGWRGQPTPLVQAFIAVSRKVRDEHRDLVTRIESGNAD; encoded by the coding sequence ATGGACGTTCATACGCGTCGTCTACGGCATTTCGTGGCAGTTGCAGAGACCCTTCACTTCACCCGTGCAGCAGAGAGTCTGTACGTTTCGCAGCAGGGTTTGAGTCGCAGCATCACTGAACTCGAACACGATGTAGGCGTACCGCTGCTTAAAAGGACAACGAGAGCAGTCGAACTGACCGACGCTGGCAACGCCTTTCTCCGTTCAGCGCGTGAGGCGTTGGCAGTTCTGGACGCGGGCGTGGCAGACGCGCACCGAGCGCATTCCAAAATGTCCGGTGTTCTGCGCATCGGGTTCTTTGCCGCGTCAGCACTGGAGCTGACACCGTTGATTATTTCGGAGTTCAGAACTCGTCACCCGTCCGTCAGCCCTCGGATCGAAAGCTACGACCTCACAGATCCCTCCTGTGGTCTGCGGTCCGGAGAGACGGATGTGGCGTTCTTGCGGCTACCGATCGATCTGGCCGACCTGGACTCTGAAGTTTTGTTCACTGAACCGCTTGCGATTGGGATGACGAGCTCGCACCCTCTTGCAGCGCAGAAGGTGGTGCTGTTGTCTGATTTGCAGGATCAGGTAATTTCAGCACCGCGTACCGACGACGCACGTTGGCGCGCGTTTTGGACACTGCGTGATCTCGGGGTCGACGATGACAATCTGCCCCGCATCAGCAGGGAAACCGCAACGATGGATGAAGAGCTGGACAACGTAGCGGCGGGTCTCACTTTGTCGGTGTCTGTGCCCAGCATGGACCGATTCGCACATCGGGCGTCGCTGGTGTACCGAACGCTGGGTCAAGTGCCGGGATCGACGCTATGCGTCGGATGGCGCGGACAACCAACTCCACTGGTCCAAGCATTCATAGCCGTCTCGCGAAAGGTCCGCGACGAGCACCGCGACCTCGTGACCCGAATTGAAAGCGGTAACGCCGACTGA
- the eat gene encoding ethanolamine permease, translating to MSTDPVAAPSRHTHAGTTGAHAAAGVDYDTVADDYMLRRQLRRGTAGPVLLIGLGVGYVVAGDYAGWNFGIGHAGWGGMLIAVGLMGLMYTAMCLALAEMASIIPTAGGGYGFARRAMGPWGGFLTGTAVLLEFVLAPAAVVTFISAYVDSLFGISGPLVYAVFYIAFIGLHLYGVSQVLKLMFGIAIVAVIGLLAFSIGMIPHFDVSNLIDIAPTNAVGANSFLPFGIVGVWAALPYAMWFFLAVEGVPLASEEARNPVRDIPKGLIGGVLVLLTLAALLLTLGPGGSSASTLQDSDNPLIDAMEAANGGTTWLSQFVNVIGLVGLVSSFFTITYAYSRQTFALSRAGYLPKVLSLTNGRRTPFLALIVPGVIGFILSLTSSGDLLILISVFGATVSYILMMISHIVLRIREPHLHRPYRTPGGMLTSGIALVLAVAALAAGFMVDPSVVLYAAAAYAVMIAYFAFYSRHHIVAKAPEEEFAALKEAESELDSR from the coding sequence ATGAGCACCGATCCGGTGGCGGCCCCCAGCCGCCACACCCACGCGGGCACCACCGGTGCCCACGCCGCGGCCGGAGTCGACTACGACACCGTCGCCGACGACTACATGCTCCGCCGTCAGCTTCGCCGCGGCACCGCAGGACCGGTCCTGCTGATCGGACTCGGCGTCGGCTACGTCGTCGCCGGTGACTACGCCGGCTGGAACTTCGGAATCGGCCACGCCGGCTGGGGCGGCATGCTCATCGCGGTCGGACTGATGGGCCTGATGTACACCGCAATGTGCCTGGCCCTGGCCGAGATGGCCTCGATCATCCCCACCGCCGGCGGCGGCTATGGCTTCGCCCGTCGCGCGATGGGACCGTGGGGCGGCTTCCTGACCGGCACCGCCGTGCTCCTCGAATTCGTCCTCGCCCCGGCCGCGGTGGTCACGTTCATCAGCGCCTATGTCGACAGCCTCTTCGGGATCAGCGGACCCCTGGTGTATGCAGTGTTCTACATCGCCTTCATCGGTCTGCACTTGTACGGCGTCTCACAGGTACTCAAGCTGATGTTCGGCATCGCCATCGTCGCCGTGATCGGATTGCTGGCCTTCTCGATCGGGATGATCCCGCATTTCGATGTCAGCAACCTCATCGACATCGCCCCCACCAATGCTGTCGGCGCCAACAGCTTCCTGCCGTTCGGCATCGTCGGAGTCTGGGCCGCCCTGCCCTACGCGATGTGGTTCTTCCTCGCGGTCGAAGGCGTCCCCCTCGCCTCCGAGGAAGCCCGCAACCCGGTGCGCGACATCCCCAAGGGACTGATCGGTGGTGTGTTGGTGCTGCTCACCCTCGCCGCGCTGCTGCTGACCCTCGGACCCGGCGGATCGAGCGCATCGACCCTGCAGGACTCCGACAACCCGTTGATCGACGCCATGGAGGCCGCCAACGGCGGCACCACCTGGCTGAGCCAGTTCGTCAACGTCATCGGCCTGGTGGGTCTGGTGTCGAGCTTCTTCACCATCACCTATGCCTACTCGCGGCAGACGTTCGCGCTCTCGCGGGCCGGCTACCTGCCCAAGGTGCTGTCGCTGACCAACGGGCGCAGGACCCCGTTCCTGGCGCTGATCGTCCCCGGAGTGATCGGATTCATTTTGTCTCTCACCAGTTCCGGGGACCTGCTCATCCTGATCTCGGTGTTCGGGGCCACGGTCTCGTACATCCTGATGATGATCTCGCACATCGTCCTGCGGATCCGGGAACCGCACCTGCACCGCCCCTACCGCACCCCCGGTGGGATGCTCACCTCCGGTATCGCCCTGGTCCTGGCCGTCGCCGCCCTGGCAGCGGGATTCATGGTCGACCCCTCGGTGGTGTTGTACGCGGCCGCCGCGTACGCGGTGATGATCGCGTACTTCGCCTTCTACAGCCGACACCACATCGTTGCGAAGGCACCCGAAGAAGAATTCGCCGCCCTCAAGGAGGCAGAATCCGAACTCGACAGCAGATGA
- a CDS encoding IclR family transcriptional regulator: MSPRTDPSRHHPSTVSNSLDILEVVATLGLGVTAKEIAGALRLPQATAYRLINSLVAEEYLVRTSDLRGFGLGARLNGLVTAAASPTVPTAARRQLDDLRDNVRFAVHVMAFHNTTLRVLDADPDHPVRAERELVRYLHASAAGKLLLADRTIWQEALPSTPLRQLTSATVIDLAALDAELRTIRDQQFAVQLDQLEQDLACLAVPLRDPDGDTAGALCLAGPSARIDALLGRADSLQQCAGVLAPLLF, encoded by the coding sequence ATGAGCCCACGCACCGACCCGTCCCGACACCACCCCAGCACCGTCTCGAACTCTCTCGACATCCTCGAGGTGGTCGCCACCCTCGGCCTCGGGGTCACCGCCAAGGAGATCGCCGGCGCCCTGCGCCTTCCCCAGGCCACCGCCTACCGGCTCATCAACTCGCTCGTCGCCGAGGAGTATCTGGTGCGGACCTCGGATCTGCGCGGCTTCGGGCTCGGCGCACGCCTCAACGGGCTCGTCACCGCCGCCGCCTCCCCCACCGTTCCCACCGCCGCGCGCCGGCAACTCGACGACCTCCGCGACAACGTGCGGTTCGCCGTCCACGTGATGGCCTTCCACAACACGACGCTGCGGGTCCTCGACGCCGACCCCGATCACCCCGTGCGCGCCGAACGTGAGCTGGTGCGTTACCTGCATGCTTCGGCCGCCGGCAAACTCTTACTCGCCGACCGCACCATCTGGCAGGAAGCGTTGCCCTCGACTCCGCTGCGGCAGCTGACCTCGGCCACCGTCATCGATCTCGCCGCTCTCGACGCCGAGTTGCGCACCATCCGCGATCAGCAGTTCGCCGTTCAGCTCGATCAGCTCGAGCAGGACCTCGCCTGCTTGGCGGTGCCGCTGCGCGACCCGGACGGAGACACCGCCGGCGCCCTCTGCCTCGCCGGCCCATCCGCCCGCATCGACGCTCTCCTCGGGCGCGCCGACTCGCTGCAACAGTGCGCGGGTGTGCTCGCGCCGTTGCTGTTCTAG
- a CDS encoding primary-amine oxidase, whose translation MSIQEIDRTVAAPGTHPLDPLSRDEISKAVSVLKSTQALADSFRFVQVELKEPSKKALRGDLSQIRREASAVLIDRSTGYGYEATVDLENESLERWVELPSGAQPPIMLDEFEECEVNCKRDPRVVEALASRGLTNLDLVCIEPWSAGYFGKDDQGRRLMRALVFTRLDPDDSPYAHPAEGLIIIYDLNNGEVVEIEDNGLIPVPQQTGNYLPQHVGPARTDIKPLEITSPQGRSFHVEGQHVTWGGWSFRVGFTPREGLVLHQLKFRDGGTDRSVINRASLVEMVVPYGDPSPVQHKKNAFDAGEYNIGALANSLALGCDCLGEIQYFDGIVSDSHGNPMTIKNAVCMHEEDDSIMWKHYDYRQDTAEVRRSRKLIISFIATVANYEYGFYWHLYLDGTIEFLVKATGILSTAGQQPGTKSLYGQTLNNDGLYAPIHQHIFNVRMDFELDGTKNAVYEVDTEVPDTNPTQSCFYTVDRLLEREQDAARRADAGKHRFWKIVNHDRRNIVDEPVAYRLQPTDAITLSATPDSWVAKRAGFATNNFWVTAYDETERFPAGEYPNQSRGGDGLPSYIAGNRNIVDEDIVVWYTFGMHHVVRLEDWPVMPRQHVGFILQPHGFFDQNPTLNLPRPERQAEGSHCGCED comes from the coding sequence ATGTCCATTCAGGAAATCGATCGCACGGTCGCCGCACCGGGAACTCATCCCCTCGACCCCCTCAGCCGCGACGAAATCTCGAAGGCGGTGTCGGTGCTGAAGAGCACACAGGCGCTGGCGGACAGCTTCCGGTTCGTGCAGGTGGAATTGAAGGAACCGTCGAAGAAGGCACTGCGCGGCGACCTGTCGCAGATTCGCCGCGAGGCCAGCGCCGTGCTGATCGACCGGTCCACCGGATATGGCTACGAGGCCACCGTCGACCTCGAGAACGAGAGTCTCGAGCGGTGGGTGGAGCTGCCGTCCGGTGCCCAGCCGCCGATCATGCTCGACGAGTTCGAGGAATGTGAGGTGAACTGCAAACGCGATCCCCGCGTCGTCGAAGCCCTGGCCAGCCGCGGGCTGACCAACCTGGACCTGGTGTGCATCGAGCCGTGGTCGGCCGGGTACTTCGGCAAGGACGACCAGGGTCGCCGTCTGATGCGGGCCCTCGTCTTTACCCGGCTCGATCCGGATGACAGCCCCTACGCGCACCCGGCCGAGGGCCTGATCATCATCTACGACCTCAACAACGGAGAGGTCGTCGAGATCGAGGACAACGGCCTCATCCCTGTTCCGCAGCAAACCGGCAACTACCTGCCCCAGCACGTCGGTCCGGCCCGCACCGACATCAAGCCCCTCGAGATCACCTCACCCCAGGGCCGCTCCTTCCACGTCGAGGGCCAGCACGTGACCTGGGGTGGCTGGAGCTTCCGGGTCGGCTTCACCCCGCGTGAGGGTCTGGTGCTGCATCAGCTGAAGTTCCGGGACGGCGGCACCGATCGATCGGTGATCAACCGCGCCTCGCTGGTGGAAATGGTGGTGCCCTACGGTGACCCATCCCCGGTGCAGCACAAGAAGAATGCCTTCGACGCCGGCGAATACAACATCGGTGCCCTGGCGAACTCCCTGGCACTCGGCTGCGACTGCCTCGGCGAGATCCAGTACTTCGACGGCATCGTCAGCGACAGCCACGGCAACCCGATGACGATCAAGAACGCGGTCTGCATGCACGAGGAAGACGACTCGATCATGTGGAAGCACTACGACTACCGGCAGGACACCGCCGAGGTCCGGCGCTCACGGAAGCTGATCATCTCCTTCATCGCCACCGTCGCCAACTACGAGTACGGCTTCTACTGGCACCTCTACCTCGACGGCACCATCGAGTTCCTGGTCAAGGCCACCGGCATCCTCTCCACCGCCGGTCAGCAGCCGGGCACCAAGTCGCTGTACGGGCAGACCCTCAACAACGACGGCCTCTACGCCCCCATCCACCAGCACATCTTCAACGTGCGCATGGACTTCGAGCTCGACGGCACCAAGAACGCGGTTTACGAGGTCGACACCGAGGTGCCCGACACCAACCCGACACAGAGCTGCTTCTACACCGTCGACCGCCTCCTCGAACGAGAACAGGACGCCGCCCGCCGCGCCGACGCCGGCAAGCACCGATTCTGGAAGATCGTCAACCACGACCGCCGCAACATCGTCGACGAACCGGTCGCCTACCGGCTCCAGCCCACCGACGCAATCACCCTGTCCGCCACTCCAGATTCCTGGGTGGCCAAGCGAGCCGGGTTCGCCACCAACAACTTCTGGGTCACCGCCTACGACGAGACCGAACGCTTCCCGGCAGGGGAGTACCCGAACCAGTCCCGCGGCGGAGACGGCCTTCCCTCCTACATCGCGGGCAACCGCAACATCGTCGACGAGGACATCGTGGTCTGGTACACCTTCGGAATGCACCACGTGGTGCGCCTCGAAGACTGGCCGGTCATGCCCCGCCAGCACGTCGGCTTCATCCTCCAACCCCACGGATTCTTCGATCAGAACCCCACCCTGAACCTGCCCCGCCCCGAGCGGCAGGCCGAGGGGTCGCACTGCGGATGCGAGGACTAG
- a CDS encoding APC family permease → MGKGIGVRGVVFLVAAGAAPLAAAVAVFPVVVSASKSPVSPLFFVVAALALAVFAVGFTRMAHEVTDAGAFYDFIRVGLGHVCGRGAATLALVSYAMLFVALVGYLGASTASAVEYFTGTVIPWWAWSTVSLFITGVLAYRDIALSTKVLGVSLVLELAIMLVLDFVMVFRGGPQGTTPSALNPLRFTEGTPSLGLMFAFFGFVGFEATVIFRSEARNPHRTIPRATYVSITAIGLFYAFSLFAVAVGTGPNSLVAKATENPQTLVTELAWTFLGVFGQDAVQILVLVSLFGCFLTFHNVLARFTFNFGAAGLLPSALGRAHPLHHAPSRASLAVTAYCLLAIAGSVILGLDPVLDLYTWFSGAATLGIIVLMALTSLAVIVFFRGHERGSWLTTFIAPTVSLVAFGALVFLVVKNLPLLVGGYGVAVALIAVLAIALAGGAASSLVSRSSARNL, encoded by the coding sequence ATGGGTAAAGGCATCGGCGTCCGAGGTGTCGTATTTTTGGTAGCTGCCGGTGCTGCCCCGCTGGCGGCCGCAGTAGCGGTGTTTCCAGTTGTGGTCAGTGCCAGCAAAAGTCCCGTGTCCCCCCTGTTCTTCGTTGTGGCAGCGTTGGCTTTGGCTGTATTCGCCGTCGGCTTCACTCGAATGGCCCATGAAGTCACAGACGCCGGCGCCTTTTACGACTTCATTCGCGTCGGCCTGGGTCACGTCTGTGGACGTGGGGCAGCCACACTGGCGCTGGTGTCGTATGCGATGCTGTTCGTCGCGCTCGTCGGATATTTGGGCGCTTCCACTGCAAGTGCCGTTGAGTACTTCACCGGTACCGTGATTCCGTGGTGGGCGTGGAGCACGGTGTCGCTCTTCATTACTGGGGTGTTGGCTTACCGCGACATCGCATTGAGCACCAAGGTTCTCGGCGTTTCGTTGGTGCTCGAACTTGCGATCATGCTGGTGCTCGATTTCGTCATGGTGTTTCGTGGTGGGCCCCAGGGAACCACCCCATCGGCCCTGAACCCACTTCGCTTCACCGAAGGCACGCCATCGCTCGGCCTGATGTTCGCCTTCTTCGGGTTCGTGGGCTTCGAGGCCACTGTGATTTTCCGGAGCGAGGCGCGTAATCCACATCGAACAATTCCCCGAGCGACATACGTGTCCATCACCGCCATCGGATTGTTCTATGCATTCAGTCTTTTTGCCGTCGCAGTAGGTACCGGCCCCAACAGTCTCGTCGCGAAAGCAACCGAGAACCCTCAGACCCTGGTCACCGAACTGGCATGGACGTTCCTAGGCGTCTTCGGACAGGATGCCGTTCAGATACTTGTTCTTGTAAGCCTCTTCGGTTGCTTTCTGACCTTCCACAACGTGCTCGCCCGGTTCACCTTCAACTTCGGCGCGGCGGGTCTGCTTCCCTCGGCATTGGGTCGGGCCCATCCCCTTCATCACGCACCGTCGCGGGCATCGCTGGCAGTCACCGCATACTGCCTCCTCGCCATCGCAGGATCCGTCATTCTGGGATTGGATCCAGTGCTCGATCTGTACACGTGGTTCTCCGGCGCAGCCACTCTGGGAATCATCGTGTTGATGGCTTTGACCTCGTTGGCGGTCATCGTGTTCTTCCGCGGACACGAACGAGGATCCTGGCTGACGACGTTCATTGCGCCGACTGTCTCGCTGGTGGCGTTCGGGGCACTGGTATTTTTGGTAGTGAAGAATCTTCCGCTGCTGGTCGGCGGTTACGGCGTAGCCGTGGCTCTGATCGCGGTGCTGGCCATCGCATTGGCGGGTGGAGCAGCAAGCAGCTTGGTCAGCAGGTCGTCGGCGAGAAATCTTTAG
- a CDS encoding site-specific integrase, translated as MTVARYCTDHAIDEYNEQVRDRFLAEQDTRLQQGSIGPVFRSSLEKTANMLLEFKLAGKVAWRRRRPMSTQLPSRFETALRLFDESLSGTLAVGSVEFAVGEIRQLLTHLRDRGHDSFGSVGLDDVRGFLMAVAPNHRSGMGNTVWAVKRFFSFLNDFELSDLPVHAMLSQVSPRRIRTLPRFTQDEVARLLAVIDTATAVGNRDYAMVRLAVSTGLRCGDITDLRLESIDWRRDEIRIVQRKTAATLALPLTAEAGNAVADYVLNARPASDAPEVFLRANAPHVKLTGPTGALIMRRYLAAAGIHHKAGDGKTFHALRRTLGTRLIETGTELPMTAQILGHARIDSSKRYIALDTDSLRECYLPLTGFGCRAEALQ; from the coding sequence GTGACCGTGGCACGGTACTGCACCGACCACGCGATCGACGAGTACAACGAGCAGGTCCGCGACAGGTTCCTGGCCGAGCAGGACACCCGACTGCAACAGGGCAGCATCGGTCCGGTGTTCCGGTCGTCGCTGGAGAAGACAGCGAACATGCTGCTCGAGTTCAAGCTGGCCGGGAAGGTGGCATGGCGCAGGCGGCGTCCGATGTCGACACAGCTGCCATCACGCTTCGAGACGGCCCTGCGCTTGTTCGACGAGTCGCTCTCGGGAACCCTGGCCGTCGGATCGGTCGAGTTTGCTGTAGGCGAGATCAGGCAGCTGCTTACTCATCTGCGTGACCGTGGCCATGACAGCTTCGGCAGTGTCGGGCTAGACGACGTGCGGGGATTCCTGATGGCCGTGGCCCCGAATCACCGGTCGGGCATGGGGAACACCGTGTGGGCGGTCAAGCGATTCTTCAGCTTCCTCAACGACTTCGAACTGTCCGACCTGCCAGTGCACGCGATGTTGTCACAGGTCTCACCGAGACGGATTCGGACCTTGCCGCGCTTCACCCAGGACGAGGTCGCCCGGCTGCTAGCAGTGATCGACACCGCGACGGCCGTCGGCAACAGGGATTACGCGATGGTACGACTGGCCGTGTCGACAGGGCTGCGCTGCGGCGACATCACCGATCTGCGGTTGGAGAGCATCGACTGGCGACGCGATGAGATCAGAATCGTGCAGCGAAAGACCGCGGCCACGCTGGCGCTGCCGCTCACCGCCGAGGCGGGCAACGCGGTCGCCGACTATGTCTTGAACGCCAGACCTGCCTCCGATGCACCCGAGGTGTTCCTGCGCGCCAACGCTCCGCACGTCAAACTGACGGGACCGACGGGCGCGTTGATCATGAGACGCTATCTGGCCGCGGCGGGCATCCACCACAAGGCCGGCGACGGAAAGACGTTCCACGCGTTACGTCGCACCCTGGGCACCAGGCTGATCGAGACCGGTACGGAACTGCCGATGACCGCCCAAATTCTCGGTCATGCCCGAATCGACTCGTCGAAACGCTACATCGCCTTGGACACGGACTCGCTGCGCGAGTGCTACCTGCCCTTGACCGGCTTTGGATGCCGGGCGGAGGCGCTGCAATGA